Part of the Tolypothrix sp. PCC 7910 genome, AATTTGCTGTGCTTCTGCTAAGGGTAAGCCAGTTAACTGCAGCGATCGCACAGGTAAATTTACTCCCTCTCTGGCTGTAAAACCAATTGGTTTCTCGCGACTAGTAAATATGAGGCAACTTTGATGACGTTCATCACCTACCCTGCGGAAAAGTTGCCCATAGCCTTCATATCCCGAACGATAGCAACCAGAAGCTTTGCCACTTTCTAAAATTGATTCAGTATTATCTAAGACTATCAGACAACGTTGAGAACGGAGATATTTCATTAAACAAGAAATATGCCCCTCTATAGTCTCCGGAATATTTATTTCTTGCTGTTGAGAAAGAAATAAAATGATATTTTTTAGCAGAGACATAATTGGTGGCGCATTCCGCAAACTGCGCCAAATCACGTAATCAAAATCATTTTGTACCTGTTCTGCTAATTTCACAGATAAGGCTGTTTTACCCATTCCTCCCATACCCAGCAAAGCTACTAAACGGCATTTTTCCTGTACAATCCATTGTTGTAGCTGAGCTTGCTCTGCTATACGCCCATAGAAGATAGAAACATCAATAGCTTCTCCCCAATCTTGTTGCGGGCCAGTTTTAGGTGCTTGTTCCATGACTGCGGGAGACATTTGTAATTCACTTGGCGGAATACTAGCATAACGCCGTCTCAGGACAGATTTGATATTACTTTTATTGACATTTTCTCCCAATGCTTTAGAGAGAGTCTGCCACAACCTAAAGCCCACATCTCTGATGTAATCATCGTCATAACCAGAGCTTTGAGCCATCTCTGCATAAGTATAACCTTCCCAAGACTGGCGGAGGACTAACTCTTGAATGTCACTTAAATGCTTGTGCTGTAATACTAGATCTAAAACTAGCATTGCTTGTTCAAAAGTCAAATCTATGGCTCCCAAAGGCTGCAAGAAATAAATAACCCCAGTTATTGGCGATGGGATTTAATTTATAAAGCTGATTTTAAGCCTATTTACTTTTTTCACTGCCTTTATTGGGATTTACCTGATTTTTTCTGATTTTTCCTGACTTCAGGTGTAGGGCCGAACCAAGAGTAGGGTTGGCACTCGTTATCATCGGTGTTTGAGGCACATATCTGGTATCACCCAGCGCCGAAAAACTCCTGACTAGGGATTATGGCCTAGAGTCCATCACGATTAAATCATCAAAATTAAGTATACAGATCACTACAGAGAGGGATAAATAAAACTACAATTTAAAACAGTGTAAAAGCTTGAAATTCAATGCTTTGGAATTCCAATTAGTGGTGTTAACCCCCACCCTGTATTGTCATTTTTATGCATGATAAGTTTACGCGGTTCATGCTAGTTAGAAAAAGCTAGCTCATGGGAATACTGGGATTATCAAAGATATAAAAAATTACAACTTTGCAGATGAGGTAAGTACGCATGATTGCAGGGCTGGATTTAGAATGCAGAATTTTAGGATACCGAGTTGTAGAACAACTGCACTTTAGTTCCAGAACAATTGTCTATCGAGGCATTCGACTTACTAATCAGCAACCTGTAATCATCAAATACCTGAAATCTGATTACCCAAGTTTTCATGAATTGTTGCAGTTTCGCAACCAATATACGATCGCCAAAAAACTTGACTTCCCTGGGGTAGTACGCCACTACAGCCTGGAAGCATATCGCAATAGCTATATATTAGTAATGGAAGATTTTGGTGGAATCCCGCTGCAAGATTATACCAAAAAACAGCCACTAGACGTAGGTGAATTTTTAGCGATCGCATTGCAAATAGTTGAGATTTTACATAATTTACATCAGCATCGAGTTATTCATAAAGACCTCAAACCTGACAATATTTTAATCAATTCTTCCTCCAAAGAAGTTAAGCTGATTGATTTTAGTATTGCCTCTTTGCTACCAAGAGAAACTCAGGAAATTAAAAATCCCAATGTTTTAGAAGGAACCCTCAATTATATTTCTCCCGAACAAACTGGAAGGATGAATCGGGGGATTGACTATCGTAGTGATTTCTATTCCTTAGGGATTACTTTATTTGAACTCCTGACAGGTGAACTTCCGTTTCAGTCTCATGACCCAATGGAGTTGATTCACTCTCATATTGCCAAAATGCCAGTTCAATTCAAAATTCAAAATGACGCTCGCGGACTCGCTAACGCTGCGCTAACAAAATTCAAACATGAACAATCAGTTCCGCAGGTACTTTACGATATTGTGAGTAAGCTGATGGCGAAAAACCCCGAAGACCGCTATCAGAGTGCTTTAGGGTTGAAATTTGATTTAGAAAATTGCTTAGAACAACTGCAAACAACGGGTAAGATTGTAGACTTTGCCATTGGTAGCCGGGATGTGTGCGATCGCTTTCTCATTCCGGAAAAACTCTATGGTAGGGAAGCTGAAGTTCAGCAGTTGCTAGATGCATTTGAGAGGGTAGCCAGCACAACCAATGCGAGAAGCGAACTGATGTTAGTAGCAGGCTTTTCGGGTATTGGCAAAACTGCGATCGTCAATGAAGTTCACAAACCGATTGTCCGGCAACAGGGTTATTTCATTAAAGGTAAATTTGACCAGTTCCAGCGCAATATTCCGTTTTCGGCATTTGTGCAAGCATTACGCGATTTAATGGCACAATTGCTAACAGAAACAGATAGCCAATTAGAGAAATGGCAAGATAAAATTCTCTCGGCTTTAGGCGATAACGGACAGGTAATCATTGAAGTGATTCCAGAACTAGAACGAATTATTGGCAAACAACCTCCGGTTGTGGAATTATCGGGAGATGCAGCACAAGTTCGTTTCAATTTGCTGTTTCAAAAGTTTATTCGGGTTTTTACCACTCCCACCCATCCCCTAATAATTTTCTTAGATGATTTGCAATGGGCAGACTCAGCATCAATGAGGTTGATGCGATTGTTAGTTAGTGAAGCAGAAACAGGTTATCTTCTACTAATTGGTGCTTACCGTAATAACGAAGTCTCAATTGCTCATCCATTAATGTTGGCATTAGATGAAATTCACAAATCTCCAGCAATTGTTAACAGCATTACTCTGTCTCCTTTGCAATTAGGTGATTTAAATCATTTAATTGCTGATACTCTTAGTTGTCCGGATGAAATTGCTGCACCTTTAGCGGAATTAGTTTATCAGAAAACCCAAGGTAATCCTTTTTTTGCTACACAGTTTCTCAAGGCATTATATATAGATAAATTAATTAGTTTTGATATTAATACTGGTTGCTGGCAAGGTAATATTGCTGAAATTAGAGAACTAGCTTTGACTGATGATGTTGTCGAGTTCATGGCACATCAGATTCAAAAATTACCTCCAGCTACTCAAACTGTGTTGAAATTGGCTGCTTGTATCGGTAATTATTTTGACTTATCAACCTTGGCAATTGTTTATGAAAAATCCCAGCCAGACACAGCCGCAGATTTATGGAAGGCACTACAATCTGGGTTAATTTTACCTACTAATGAAGTTTATAAATTTTTTCAAGATTGTGAGCATCACAATGGATCATGCCCATTACCTACGATGGGTAATCCGGTAGCTCATTACAAGTTTTTACACGATCGCGTCCAGCAAGCAGCTTATTCTCTCATTCCCGAACTACAAAAACAAGTTACTCACCTAAATATTGGTAAATTGCTACTGCATAAAACTACTGTTGCAGAACAAGAAGAAAAATTATTTGAGATTGTTAATCAATTTAATATTGGTAAAAATTGGATTGGGCAAGACATTCAGCATACTCAAATTGCTCAACTGAACCTAAAAGCTGGCAAAAAAGCTAAAATTGCCACTGCTCATACAGCAGCTTTAGAATATTTCATTACAGGTATTAACTTACTACCAGAAAATCAATGGCAAACGCAGTATGAGTTAACTTTAGCGCTTTATGCATCTGCGACCGAAGCAGCTTATTTGAGTAGTAATTTAGACCAAATGACAAATTTTGCATCTGTAATATTAGCAAGTGCTAACAGTTTATTAGATAAGATAAAAGCCTATGAAATTCAAATTCAAGCGCTGCAAGCACAGAATCAACCCTTAGCAGCGGTCAAAATTGCTCTGAAAATTCTGCAACTTTTGAGTATCAAATTTCCGGAGCAACCCAGTGAATTAGATATTATACAAGCACTGCATCAAACTAAAAAAAATTTAGCAGGTAGACAACCATTAGACTTAGTCAATCTACCCCAAATGACAGAACCAGAAAAATTGGCCGCAATCAAAATTATGGCGGCGGTTTCTGCTTCTGTTTATATTGCGGTGCCGCAATTATTTCCGTTAATTATCTTAGAGCAAGTTAACTTATCAATTACCTATGGTAATACACCATTTTCTCCTTACAGCTATGGTTGTTATGGACAGTTATTGTGTGGAGTCCAAGGAGATATTGACTTGGGCTATCAATTTGGCAAACTAGCGCTGAAGTTGCTTGAAAAATTCAATTTCAAAGAACAAAAAGCAAGAACTTATGGAGAAGTTTGTCTTGGTACATTGCATTGGCAAGAACCTGTAATTAAGACCTTACCATTGCTGAAAGCAGGCTACCAAAGTGGCTTAGACAATGGTGATTTAGTATGGACTGGTATTTGCGGCATTATTTACATTATGCATTCTTGGCTGGCAGGACAAGAATTGAACGATATCAAACGAGATGCTACTGCTTTTTGTGCCCAGTTAACTCAACTCAAGCAAGCAGCACTAGTCAATCAAATTGCAATTTTTCAACAAGCAGTTGTCAATTTATTGGGAGATAATACTGAAGTTTGGCGATTTGAGGGCGATGCTTTTAATGAAGCCCAAATGTTACCAATACTGCAACAGGGGGGTGATCAAACAGCCCTGTGCTATTTCTATTATCAAAAACTTTTTCTGTATTATTTATTTGATGAATTTCAGTCAGCCGTAAACGCCGCGATCGCTACAGAAAATTACTTGGGTGCAGCTACCGGATTGTTTATAGTTCCCAGCTTCTATACCTACGATTCGCTAGCACATCTGGCAATTTATCCCCAAGTTTCTTCCGATGAACAACAACGCATTGAACAGCGAGTTGGCAGCAACCAAGAAAAAATGCAAAAATGGGCTAATTCTGCCCCAGGAAATCATCTGCACAAATTTTATTTAGTGGAAGCAGAACGCCATCGTATTTTACATAACAAAGCAGCAGCTATTGAATTATATGACTTGGCAATTTCCACAGCCAAAGCCAATAATTACCCCCACGAAGAAGCTTTAGCCAACGAACTCGCTGCTAAATTCTATTTAGCATGGGGTAAAAATAACATTGTTCAAGAATATCTATTAAGCGCTTACTATGGTTATGCGCGTTGGGGTGCAACTGCCAAAGTTAAACAACTAGAACAAAACTATCCGCAGTTTCTGATTCCTATTTTGCAACCAGATAGCATCAGTTTTTCATCTGATGTTACTATCCCATTAGCAGAAATGGTATCTAAATCAAATGACAGTAGCCAAACTACAAATTATAGTAGCAATGGCGTATCTGCTGCCTTGGATTTAGCCACTGTCCTGAAATCTTTTCAGATGTTAGCCAGCGAAATTCATCTGGACAAATTACTCTCTACATTATTGCAAGTAGTATTAGAAAATGCAGGTGCAGATAAATGTGTTTTATTGCTACAAAAACAGGGCAAGCTAACTATTGAAGCGACGATTGCACTAGGACAACAATCAGCAGTGCTGCAATCAGTTCCCCTAGAAAATAGTCAAGAAGTACCCGTGTGCTTAATTAATACTGTCAAAAGAACCTTGACAGCTGCGGTATTAATCGATGCTATTACCCATCCTTTATTAACAGCCGACCCCTATATTTTCCGTTACCAGCCCAAGAGCATATTATGTACACCAATTATGTATCAGGGCAAACTTTTAGGGATTTTATATTTAGAAAATAAAGAAGCCACAGCCGCTTTTACTAGCGATCGCGTGGAACTCCTAAATTTGCTCTGTACTCAAGCGGCGATTTCCTTAGAAAATGCCCACCTTTATCAACAAGCTCAACTTTACAGCCAGCAATTAGAGCAATCCCTAGATGAACTCCGGGCAAGTGATACCCGCTTCCAGAACCTTGCAAATAACATTCCAGGGATGATTTACCAGTTTCGCTTAGCTGCGGATGGTTCTACATCTACACCCTACGTCAGTTCTGGCTGCTACGAAATCTATGAGGTGTCAGCAGAAGATGTGATGGTAGGGAGAGAAAACCTGTATGCGATGAATCATCCCAACGATATAGCAGAGGTTGCTGAGTTAATTACTCATTCTGCTCAAAATTTAACGTCATTTCAACATGAATGGCGCATTATCACACCTTCAGGCATAGTCAAATGGATTCAATCTGCAGCGCAACCCCAGCAGCAAGCCGACGGATCAATTATGTGGGATGGGATTGTGATCGATGTGAGCGATCGCCATTTAGCTGAAGAAAAAATCCGCGCCCAAGAACAATTTCTCCGCAGTATCTATGATGGTGTCGATCATCCGATTTTTGTCATCAATGTCACGCCAGAGCAGGAATTTTTCTATGCAGGCTGGAATCCATCCGCAGCCAGGGTTACAGGTATAGCACCAGACGATGTACTCGGCAAAACTCCTGAACAGATTCATGGAGAGGTAGAAGGTGCGTTAGTGAAACAGCAATATATCAGTTGCATCACCGCAGGAACTAGCATCACCATTGAGCAATGCCTTACTTTTGATAACGAAATAACTTGGTGGCTGACAACCTTTAATCCCCTGCGCGATCGTACTGGGAGAATTCATCAATTGATTGGCACAGCGATTAATATTAGCGAACAGCAAGCTGCACTTCGTGAACGTAAACTAGCTGAAGCTCAAGCGCAGCAAAAAGCCCAAGAATTAGAAATAGCCATGCAAGACTTGCAACAAACCCAACTACAAATGGTGCAAAGTGAGAAAATGTCTGCCTTGGGGAATCTTATAGCTGGTGTTGCTCATGAAATTAATAATCCCGTGGGATTTATCGTCGGTAACTTGCAACCTGCGCGAGATTACATTAACGATGTGTTAGGAGTACTCGATTTATATCAGCAGCAATTTCCCAATCCAGGTGCAGTCATTACCGATGAAATAGAAGCAATTGATTTGGAATATATTCGTGAAGACTTACCCAAGCTGATTGACTCTATGAAACTTGGTGTTGATCGCATCCGCAATATTAGTATCAGCCTGCGAAACTTTTCTCGCGCCGATAAAGATTACAAAATTCTCTTTAATCTTCACGAAGGTCTCAACAGTACAATTTTAATTCTTAAACATCGCCTCAAAGCTAACGAAAGTCGTCCCGCAATTGCCGTAATTACAAATTACGGCAATTTACCCGAAGTCGAATGTTTTCCCGGACAACTCAACCAAGTGTTTATGAACATCTTGGCAAATGCCATTGATAGTTTAGAAGAATTTAATCAGCAACGCGCTCAAGGTGAATTTCGTCCCCACTCCCACCAAATTACCATTAAAACTGTATACATTCCCGAGAGCGATAGCAACTCTACTCCCCATGTTGAAATTCGCATCAAAGACAACGGTACAGGAATGACACCAGAAGTCAAAGCCAAAGTCTTCGATCATCTATTTACTACCAAACCCGTAGGTAAAGGTACAGGTTTAGGATTAGCGATCGCCCGCCAAATCGTCGTAGAACGACACGAAGGCACGATCAGCGTAGATTCTGTTCTCGGAGAAGGTACAGAATTTACCATTAAGCTGCCTGTAAAAGGTTCTTAATTTTGGGGTTTGGTAATTGGGTGTTTGTCATTTGTCATTTGTCATTTGGTATTGTCTCCCTCATCTCCCAGTCCCCAATCCCTAATCCCCAATCCCTTTCAGCTGCACTTTAATTCCATATTCAGGGCGGAGGGTAATTGAAGGCTGGGGTACAATCGGGAACCCAGGCTCTATTTCTATTTGGAAACGTTGGGCAATGGTAGCCAATAATAAAGCAGCTTCCATCATTGCAAAGCCTTTACCAATACAAATCCGCGGCCCATCACCAAAGGGAATATATACGCCTTTAGG contains:
- a CDS encoding AAA family ATPase: MIAGLDLECRILGYRVVEQLHFSSRTIVYRGIRLTNQQPVIIKYLKSDYPSFHELLQFRNQYTIAKKLDFPGVVRHYSLEAYRNSYILVMEDFGGIPLQDYTKKQPLDVGEFLAIALQIVEILHNLHQHRVIHKDLKPDNILINSSSKEVKLIDFSIASLLPRETQEIKNPNVLEGTLNYISPEQTGRMNRGIDYRSDFYSLGITLFELLTGELPFQSHDPMELIHSHIAKMPVQFKIQNDARGLANAALTKFKHEQSVPQVLYDIVSKLMAKNPEDRYQSALGLKFDLENCLEQLQTTGKIVDFAIGSRDVCDRFLIPEKLYGREAEVQQLLDAFERVASTTNARSELMLVAGFSGIGKTAIVNEVHKPIVRQQGYFIKGKFDQFQRNIPFSAFVQALRDLMAQLLTETDSQLEKWQDKILSALGDNGQVIIEVIPELERIIGKQPPVVELSGDAAQVRFNLLFQKFIRVFTTPTHPLIIFLDDLQWADSASMRLMRLLVSEAETGYLLLIGAYRNNEVSIAHPLMLALDEIHKSPAIVNSITLSPLQLGDLNHLIADTLSCPDEIAAPLAELVYQKTQGNPFFATQFLKALYIDKLISFDINTGCWQGNIAEIRELALTDDVVEFMAHQIQKLPPATQTVLKLAACIGNYFDLSTLAIVYEKSQPDTAADLWKALQSGLILPTNEVYKFFQDCEHHNGSCPLPTMGNPVAHYKFLHDRVQQAAYSLIPELQKQVTHLNIGKLLLHKTTVAEQEEKLFEIVNQFNIGKNWIGQDIQHTQIAQLNLKAGKKAKIATAHTAALEYFITGINLLPENQWQTQYELTLALYASATEAAYLSSNLDQMTNFASVILASANSLLDKIKAYEIQIQALQAQNQPLAAVKIALKILQLLSIKFPEQPSELDIIQALHQTKKNLAGRQPLDLVNLPQMTEPEKLAAIKIMAAVSASVYIAVPQLFPLIILEQVNLSITYGNTPFSPYSYGCYGQLLCGVQGDIDLGYQFGKLALKLLEKFNFKEQKARTYGEVCLGTLHWQEPVIKTLPLLKAGYQSGLDNGDLVWTGICGIIYIMHSWLAGQELNDIKRDATAFCAQLTQLKQAALVNQIAIFQQAVVNLLGDNTEVWRFEGDAFNEAQMLPILQQGGDQTALCYFYYQKLFLYYLFDEFQSAVNAAIATENYLGAATGLFIVPSFYTYDSLAHLAIYPQVSSDEQQRIEQRVGSNQEKMQKWANSAPGNHLHKFYLVEAERHRILHNKAAAIELYDLAISTAKANNYPHEEALANELAAKFYLAWGKNNIVQEYLLSAYYGYARWGATAKVKQLEQNYPQFLIPILQPDSISFSSDVTIPLAEMVSKSNDSSQTTNYSSNGVSAALDLATVLKSFQMLASEIHLDKLLSTLLQVVLENAGADKCVLLLQKQGKLTIEATIALGQQSAVLQSVPLENSQEVPVCLINTVKRTLTAAVLIDAITHPLLTADPYIFRYQPKSILCTPIMYQGKLLGILYLENKEATAAFTSDRVELLNLLCTQAAISLENAHLYQQAQLYSQQLEQSLDELRASDTRFQNLANNIPGMIYQFRLAADGSTSTPYVSSGCYEIYEVSAEDVMVGRENLYAMNHPNDIAEVAELITHSAQNLTSFQHEWRIITPSGIVKWIQSAAQPQQQADGSIMWDGIVIDVSDRHLAEEKIRAQEQFLRSIYDGVDHPIFVINVTPEQEFFYAGWNPSAARVTGIAPDDVLGKTPEQIHGEVEGALVKQQYISCITAGTSITIEQCLTFDNEITWWLTTFNPLRDRTGRIHQLIGTAINISEQQAALRERKLAEAQAQQKAQELEIAMQDLQQTQLQMVQSEKMSALGNLIAGVAHEINNPVGFIVGNLQPARDYINDVLGVLDLYQQQFPNPGAVITDEIEAIDLEYIREDLPKLIDSMKLGVDRIRNISISLRNFSRADKDYKILFNLHEGLNSTILILKHRLKANESRPAIAVITNYGNLPEVECFPGQLNQVFMNILANAIDSLEEFNQQRAQGEFRPHSHQITIKTVYIPESDSNSTPHVEIRIKDNGTGMTPEVKAKVFDHLFTTKPVGKGTGLGLAIARQIVVERHEGTISVDSVLGEGTEFTIKLPVKGS